The Toxotes jaculatrix isolate fToxJac2 chromosome 6, fToxJac2.pri, whole genome shotgun sequence genomic interval GCTGGGGCCCAGCAGCCAGAGAGGCACAAAGCTGCTATTATACACCTAGTAGAGTTATTACAGCAGCGCCTACTACTCCCCTTGACTGAATAACCACAGTAGAGATTCAGACTACTGCCTTATAAAGCTTTTGGAGAATTGCTGTTGAATTTGAAAGTACGTAAGTGTTAGTTGCGACAGTGACCTGGCCATCGACTCCCAAAAATGTGATTAACAACTCCTCAGTGCTCAGTCAGTCTTAATTTTCTTTCCTCCACTGAATGCCAGACACATGACATAAGCACCGACTTGAATTTACTATCTAGttttaatcctgtttttttgtattttttatgtgtctctgttttcactTGTGATTTTTGCTGTTTCTCGTGATGTTCCTCTCTCATCAGGCAGTGGAATACGACGGTTGGTCTGATGCGTTTTTCCTCACCCAGTTCGTCCTCTCGTGTATCATGGGGTAAGACAGAGGCCAGAGCTTACGTGTGACGTGCATGCTGGCGCACAAGCAAGCAGGGTTGTGTTTAGTGCCAGAATTGAACATCTGGATTATACCAAATTACTGTGCCATTGCAATTATATCATTGGGTGAAATCTAGACTCTAGGCCAAGCGCTTGACTGAGTGTGAAGCTCACAATGACCCTTTGTCTGCTATGTTGTATTAACATTGTGAAATCTGATTTCATGCTTGAACAAATGTCGAGTCATGAGTACATaagttgacattttgttttacaggtTTGTTCTGATGTATTCCACTGTGCTCTGCACACAGTACAACTCTGCTTTAACAACTACAATCGTGGGCTGCATCAAGGTGAGCTGCATGACCACGTGAAGTAAATGCACTAAAAACgctaaaacacaaacttatttcatattttctccattttgcaGAACGTCCTGGTGACATACATTGGGATGGTGTTCAGTGGAGACTACGTTTTCTCTTGGACTAACTTCATAGGTTTGAATATCAGGTAGGAAATAACAGGGTTTATTTTCaataacaataactgagtcagactgatcctcctcctgtctgtcaacATGATCTGGTGAATCTCtggtgaaaaaaggaaaagggttCATGATGGCACAGATATATTAGCTGTTAATGTGTCACACGGCTGCAGGAATTCATATGTGCTTGCTGAAACCTGTTGAGAAATATAACCAGTTTTATGACTGGTGATGTGCTGCAACATGCTCACTTCAGCGCTGATGTGACACAAATAACAACATGATTTTGTATTTCTCATTTTGCTTGCAACCATCATAAATGTTTATAATAGCCTTCTTTTGAAAACCATATAAACTCatattgttcagtgttttacaaaggaaaaaaaatgttacctTACCTTATCAGATGGTTAAATACTTCTTTTCACTTGCATTTTGCCTTGTTTGTCGTCATGTTTGTGTAATACAGTTGATCTCTCTGTGTTGTTGCAGTATCGCGGGCAGCCTGGTGTACTCCTACATCACGTTCACAGAGGAGCAGACcagcaaaacaaatgacaacaacaagctgGACATCAAGGGCAAGGTGGTTGTATGACAGAGACACtggatttaattatttttattctgaagAACAGGAAAACTCTATTTTTAGTACGACTTTTATTTATGGAGTATTTTAGTAGCAACGGTGAGAAATGATGATGGGAATGGCTTCATAGAGAAAGCCATGCCTTCACCATTACTCTGCGGCTGCTGCCATGGTTACGAAACCCTCCAGAGGGATTGTGGGTTGATTTTTAgatggtgttttctttttaaacatttgtatttTGATACTGTACTCGTGAGCATTGAGGAGAAGGGAAACACAGAACCAATGATATTTATATCACAACATTTCCCGACATTGAGACAAACTGAGCATTAAATGTTGGGATGATGTCATGTTTCCTGAACACAGGAGTGAACAGCTGGGATGATCAGTTGTTTTAAGCTTGGGTGTTTACTGACAAATCATGGGACTATTACTTAATGGTTATTTCAAAGGCACAATCCTTATTTTTTATtgccttttctgttttgctgtttacaAGGAATGTAACTTTAGCTGCCTTCTAAGCACAGTGAGATGCACTGGCACTGTCATTATCTGTTATTTCAGTCTTTAGTACAGTTCTTTTGATTGCGCATACACTGTTTTAAGCTTGGTACAGAGAGACGGTAAAGTGATCTAACCTCATCCTTTAAACAACCAAAGTGGATGGGCAGTGGGCTGTCAAGGATTGTGGCTTTAAATGATGTTGCTGCCTATTTTTGGGAGATAATTTAAAGTTAACAGTTTACATTTAGCTCCCTCAGTATTACAGAATGTTTGTTGTGGATACTTAAAGGCTGTAGCTGGTTCTCTCTATGCAGAATTAACAAACAAGGGGAGCCATGTCTTTGACAGTTTTCTCGCACTTTTAACTGAGGTAGCTCCTGCGAAAGGGTGAAACTGAATTGCCTCCTGTTACATTCATATCTTGAATATGAGATTATTGTACCTTCCTGAAAcgtacatttcagtttttttttaagtattacAAGAGAAACGTGGTTATCTAAGCCTTTTATAGTCAGGTACATTTTTATCTacatcattttatatttattactgtttttttaGACTAATATTCATTTTGTAGATGGCGTGGCTTGTGAATTGTTGATGCTGATCTCATTTCAGACAGTAACAAAGGATTTGTAGCTGaaacagtgatgtatttttacattaaaaaaacctCTGTTGACACGATGGAGTCCTGGATTTGTTGGTTAGTTTTAAGGTTTGAGTACTTTCATTATAACTATCTACTTCCTCCAATTCCCTGTAATATCAAAATTCTGTCTCATTCCAACTAGTGATACTATGAATATTTAGTAATTATTCAGTTATTTACAGACTTTCTAATGCAGCGCAGTGCTGGATAATTCAGCACAGACCTGAGTCTCTGGGTTTGCAGTGAATCATAAACTACAGTAAAGCAATGGTTCCCCCTTCTGTCATATctggaaaaacatgaaatcacaTAGGACCAACAGAACTGAATTAGATTTTGGAGTCACTCTGGCTTGTACACCTAAGGCTCCATTCAGGCTTGGATAAAAACTGTCCAACTCTTTCCCGACTCTAtttgtttcaaaacaaaaatcattttatcATCTTTCAGAGTATTCAGAAACTGTTGCAGCAAAATGTGGCTGCTTTTcagctcattcattcttttttctatttctacCACTAGGAGTCACTGAACtccaacattttcaaatattacACATAGGTGATTACTGCATACTGACTCACTCTATACAAGCAGACATACACCCCGAGGGCTGTATAAGGCTGCaaaacatgtaagaaaaaaaaaaaaagctaaaagtcAATTCAGTCTCAGTTGCCGGagccaaaacaacagaaaataggTTAAGAAATAACACCTGCACTTTCTGAGTGATTTCTTATTGatcaaaatttaataaaatggGCAGAAGATGGCATGGAGAATTAAGAAAGAAAATTcttttatacaaaaaaaataaaccatacATGACAAAACATACAGACCCACTACCACAAACAGctcatgacctctgacctcactgGTCTTCAGGCAATAATAATTATATTCCATTAtctcaaacattatcattaagaAATGAAATCATGTATAAAGATCTGCTAAACATTATATCCAAATACTTTTATGTCAATAAGCAAAACTGTCAAATGACTTGCATTCaaattttttattaatttaaactgGCCGAGCAAACGGGCGACATCATAGAAAAACTGTGTGGACTTCAAAACAGCCACCAAGTAATATTGCATTGTTTTTGCCAGTAACGGGCTCATAAAGCACCTTCATCAGTCCAGTtagaacaaacaaatacaaagaagaagaaaggagttTCAGAACCCACGTTCTGCTGCCACTGCTCTGCTTAAggacatgcttttttttttaaactttggtgTCATGGATAGAGAAGTTTCACCTAAGAGGGGGTCGATTAGCATAATTTCAACGTGCAAAACGACAACACAGACCACAGATTCAGCGATGTACAACGATGCACTATTTCCAAACAAAGCTCTGACACCTAAGCACTGTACTGCAAGGCCACTCTAGCATGAGTACAACTCAGAAATAACTTCAATTCTAATCATGGCTGCATATTTAGTCTTTCAGCCAGATCATAATCCAGCACATTCAGATTGATGTACAGCACGTGACGAATTCAAGCCACAGACCTGATGTCTTCTTAAAATCGTTCAACAAAATATACAAGATCTGATGGGATTTTCCTGCATGGCAAAATGAAAGGTAGCAACATATATGGAAATCGTCATGGGATGTTAAGGACTCAGTACAGAGACGTCATTCATGTCCTCAAATAGACTTTTTACAGAGCCGGTGAAAGGTCACACAGCTGATATGAGGATAATGAGGCTAGTTACCTTCATATCAACACTGTACTATGACCACCTGCTGCCGTGGCTGTGATTGAACAGTTGTAGCTGTTGTCATGGCTGTATGGGACGGCTACAGCTCTGGCTGTTATAGTGTTGGTTGTTAAGATTCCTATGAAGCCATCCTTAAACACCTGTGCGTGATTTGGCATCTCATATGTCATATATGATAGAAGCACAGGGGTGAAACAAGTGTCTGGCTTCACGATGTTTTCTCGGCCAatgttaatatatatattttataaagaCTAGCCACAGAACATATACCGCCACAGCTACGTCCATAGCATTAGCCATGCCCACATCACAGCCCCAAGCCCAGCTACAGCTGTGGTCACAGCAGTGGCCGCAAACTGTCAGAGCTCAGGCTTTTGCAATTAATGCTCAAAATAAAGTGTTGCATCATAATGTAAAAGTTATTGTGAGGTAATGTAAAAGtggttcagaaaaaaaaacattcaactgtGATTTTCAAGGGGCTCAAAACAGACCCAACTCATCTCACAACAACCATCAAACCTGCTCAGCAAAACTGTCCCCACCACAGGTTTAGGCTCACCGACAGAAGAGTAACAGTGACTTCATTAAACTAAAGCAAAGGTCTACCTGTTGAACAACTCTCACAACTACACCAACCTGCTGTGCAACAACAAATCTAACATCTGCCCATATACATATGAGTACACTGGAACTATTTACAAACACCAATACAACAATCAAATCAGTGGTGCAAGTGTGTTTTGGATGGACTAAAAGCTCTACTGATTGTATGCCATGTAGTGAAAGTGTTCAAACTTTTCCAGGAGAGCCAAAAACAGCACAACCTTTCACTCTGAAAGGAAATGGAGCACAGCCCCACAGGTGCTCTTAAGGTAACATAAGGTAAGCCTGACTAACCTGTGGCACTACACTGTGAACAAGGTATAAAAACTCCACCCAGAACAGGAAGAGCAGGATTGAGCAGCAGTGTCCTTACTAAAGGTACCTCGCTGTTgcttacaaataaaaaaaggtgaagTGCACTGGGCCACTTTCTGCTTGTGATGCCTCTGATATTACAAACACgaagattttaaaaacattcacTCACGTTTTAGGTTCCTGTAAGGTACCATGCTGTAATGGTAAAAGTGAAGGGAAATCTCAAGGCACCAGCACGAGGCAGCCACCAGCTCCAGCCACACTGGGTGAAAGGTGAGGCATTACTCACACAGCAGGAACTGATTTGCCTCCCTACAATGTTTAAGAGAGAAGTTCAGTTTTACTGACCACAGCTGTCTCAAAACTGACCAAGAACTGGGGCTGAAATCTATGCATGTGATTATGTCCTTTCATTATTCCCCAACACAAAAGAACATCAGGGCTTACCTGACTTTTTAATCTGATTTCTTATGAAGGCAGAGACGGAAAGAAAGACATTGCGTATTAAATATATAACTTACTGGTTTGATACAAAAAGTTTCTAGATTTGTAAGGGACTGACTATTTTTTAACAATCTGACAGtccagctgctgtgtgtcagtATTACAGTGTGACGAGGTTCTCAGCCATGTAACACAGGCTGTAGAAATTGCAGCCTATGCAGCAGAGATTACAAAGGGAGGACAGCAGTCTGTACAGCCACAGGCGACTGCTGAGGTGTCTGTATTTGACATCTGTCTCACACAGCTTGGCGTACGCTTCACGGTTAGACGACAGGCCGATGTCCTGACCCAATCCGCACGCCTGCTCGATGAGGTGCATGTCTGCCATGATCTCCGATGTCATCTGGCCAAACCACTGAGCGTTGACAGCTGCCACCGTCACCGACACAAAGAAGATGAAGATCTGGTCGGGGGGAGCAGAAGCAGAGGTTGAGATGATACtcaaaaacactgttttattCAGTATGATGATGTGGAACTAACGGCCCACCTGAAAGGCTTCTCTGTCGTTCAGCATGTCGCTGGGGTGATACACAGCGTAGATAGTGAGGTTAAAGAAGGCACAAGCTGAACCCAGGTGGAGGTAGAAAGGGACAAGACGACTCTGAATAAACCCGTATGTGTGTCTATTCAGGTGGTTGTTCATCACAAAGCCTGTGCAGAAATCACAACAACTCATTAGCACTGTCAGAAAACTCACAAAACACTAATTTATTATGCTCTAAGAGTTACTACATTTATATGGACAACAGCATTCTGAAAATAACAAGATAAAGTGGACATTAAGACACTGATGATCTCTTGATCTCTGAATTAAGTCATATACATATACTCAAATGAAGGTGTACCAGTAAGTATTATAATTGTAGTACACACATCTCAATCACACTATGATTATCAAACATATCATGAACAAACAGCAATAAAACTGCTTGGTGCAAGCTATCCTTTGCTTGTTCCCACAAACGCAGCTACAGTGGTGCAACCCAGAAGCAACGTGACAGATATAAGGTTTGTGGTTTAACATCTGAACTTCCTGTTAGTGTTAAACCACAAACCTTATATCTGTCACGTTGCTTCTGTGTTGCACCATTGTAACTGCAACACAGAAGCAACGTGACAAGATATAAGGTTTGTGGTTTAACACTAACAGGAAGTTCAGATGCTGTCAATGTAATGAAGGTTAAGAGGTCATTTTCAGGAAATTATAAAACTGCTGCATGGTGTGTAGGTAAAAATGTGAATGGCATAGTTCTATAAGAAACACAAGCGGACACACGTCCGTAGGTGTAATGGTGGTCATGAAAAAACTGCTTAGAGATCATACAAAGGTGCTTCACCATGATCCTGTTCACATCGGATGTGAAACGGCATTCTGGGTGATTGAGTCATAAGTGGACAAATCTAAATACAGATGCGGTTGCCAAGAAACGCTGAATATCCACTGTGAACTGACCACTTAAGCCACATTCAGTGGTGGCAGGGGACTTCAGTGAAGGACCACTTCAGGCATGATTGTGTTGTACATAACAACAAACTTCCTTACACACATTCTGTACACTACACAAGTTACCagcctctcccactctctctctctctcggcctGTTAACTCTCACTTGTGTTTCCAAATTTTCTGTATATGTTTTGTACCGGTGCATGTGTGGTACCCACTTGAAATGAAGGTGACCCAAATTTGCATTCCCCAGTaggtggagagcagcagcagctgaaacagctTGACGGTGAACGTGGGCTCCTGGTCGGTGGGCATgcttcctcctcagcctctctcttctccaggTAGGACTCCACTGCAGTCTGCAGCAATGCTTTTAGCCCGGCTGGCCTTGCCTTTTTGACGGGGCTTGATGCGTCACTTCAGAGCCACTGTAAACATAATCAGTATGGCCAACAAGGATGTGACAACATGCGACATATTATaagcaaactggaaaaaaacaaagtgagctAGATCTTTCTGTCCCTGTCACGGCAGTTGTAGATTTCTGATATGCAGACTGAAATTTAAAAGTGTTCTCATCCACACCTTTAGATAAGAACAGCACACCTTTAGTTCCTGGGACAAGGACAGCTTATCAAACCAGcttccaaaataaattaaactacCAAAAAGGCTGTTTTTTCTATATCAGTACAGGACAGCGTACGCGAAGTGTTTCTAGATGTTAGACATGTGCCCTAACTGGGCCAGAAACTTCCGCATTGTTGTCAAGGAAACTAGGCTGCTGTCTTGACCTTACCCCGCTGCGCAGACCTCTCTCAGCccaacaggaaaataaaactgcaggaGCGAACATCCCACTAACAAGTATCCACAGCACACACGGCTAACTTCAGCTAATTACACTCAAACTCAAGAGTCttcaggctaaaaaaaaacaaaaaaacacacacacacacacacagcagtgctgaATGATGTCCCTCCCAAACAACAACCGACAGCAGCTAACGACTGACCGACGAGACGCCACCAAATCTTCAAAGTCACCTTTTGAAATCGTAACGCCGGCTGTTAGCCGGTCAGGGCTGGGGTACCACCGTGTAAGCACAGTGCGGCTGACAAAGCAGCTATCAGCTAGCTAAAGTTAACTTCGCGTAAAGTTAGCTTCACTTACAGAACTATCCCTGTGGTTCCGCTCCACTGTCCTCTGAGTCAGCCACCGTCGGCCTTATAATCTAAAGCGCTAGCACGGAGTCAGTGCTACAACTACAACCGTGAGAAATCCGAGTTCAGCCTACCTGTGCTGCCCAAGAAAAACTACGAGCAGGTTGTAGCAGATGTCTGACAGTAAACTTGCCCAACCTGCTGACAGCCGCTGCGCCGTCTGCTCACCCTGCgcgtcagagaggaggagaaggcggAGCGGCAAGTGTCGGGATGTGCACAGGGAAAAATCCCCCCTACAACTCTCAGCAGCAGATACTACTGGTTCCCCCCCAGCCCCAACAGCTTACAGGTAAAACCTGTAGTAGAACACCTGGTCGCTGTATGGAACTGTACGTGAATGAGGAGACTGTAAGCTCAGGGGGTGTTTGGGGGGGTGAGGTGCAGTGGTATGCAGGCTGAGAAGAGGTCAACATGTAGGCACAGTGTAGAAATGCTCTGGTACAAGTCCTGTATTCAAAACTTTAGGTTTAAgtatgaaaatgtcaaaatatatAATCAAAATATAACTTAAGTTTCAAATGTAGAAGTACTCACATTGTTCAGAATGACccattt includes:
- the si:ch211-121a2.4 gene encoding transmembrane protein 205: MPTDQEPTFTVKLFQLLLLSTYWGMQIWVTFISSFVMNNHLNRHTYGFIQSRLVPFYLHLGSACAFFNLTIYAVYHPSDMLNDREAFQIFIFFVSVTVAAVNAQWFGQMTSEIMADMHLIEQACGLGQDIGLSSNREAYAKLCETDVKYRHLSSRLWLYRLLSSLCNLCCIGCNFYSLCYMAENLVTL